Part of the Micropterus dolomieu isolate WLL.071019.BEF.003 ecotype Adirondacks linkage group LG22, ASM2129224v1, whole genome shotgun sequence genome is shown below.
CAGCAGAGCAACAGTGACATCTTATCCCTCTCGAAACCAATGAAAccgcagggggggggggggggggaaaaaattccNNNNNNNNNNNNNNNNNNNNggggggggggggggggggggggggatcaaaTTTCTAATCCAAATTAAATTATCGGGCCTTTAGTCACCCGACCAAGTCAAGATAATTTATCTGGCCACTCGCTGTGTGGTAAGCTGGGACAGAACGATCAGGGGCTTTTCATCTCCACCCATGCTGAATTAAAGGACATACAGCGAGACCGCACACGAGGAGTGAACAATGGCTGTACAGCATGTCCAGATCTTCAAGgatgtttaattaattaaataaattaaagaaaaagcTAAAGATATAGTAGGGGCACAAAGAGAGGTTAACAAAAGTAAATCATTATATACAGCCACCAATTAACTCATAAAAGAGCCCATTTCAAACTGTATGTAACAAAGGGAACTTATTTAAATGCAAGTCACAAAAAAAGCTTCATTGCAAACTATTGAGTcctgttttgaaataaattcaaacaattataaaacagcgacatgtttacattttagcattttcaaCTTTGTGTCTGGTTATGGACTGCAACCCATTTTACTATAGCCTGCTATGCTCAGTATCCCTTACAAACCTGTTagcaatgacaaaaaaaatacctAGAACTGATTTTTAGCTTAATGTATAGCCTatgtaaaaattaaatattgttaatataGTTAATCTGACCACATACAAAGATGTTCACAAATCTTGACACAAATAGGTCACAGCAGCATCTCACATACATTTCTTCTAACGATAAATTAAAAAGGTTCTGAGCTGTTTTTTGTGCTTTAAGCAATAGAAAAACTGAATCCAAcccatttcacacacacatgcaatttattttaacagcctCTCACAACTCATTACTGTGTTTTAACAGTAGAAATGTTCTACATTGCCCCAGCTGTTGTGTTGGGCCTGAGAAAAGGAAATGCATTCTCATTGCAGCAGCCATATAATGTATTGATTACTTGCAGCTGAATTAAGCTGCCATTTAGTGTTGCCAAGCGACAGTTAAATTATGCAAAGCTATCCACTGAGCTACAGCTACGTCAGCAATGAGTTTTATGGGCCTGGTAGGGTTTTGAAGAGGCTAATGAACACAACTTTTTGAACGATCATGGATCTTAAACCATAGTTTCACTCCACATGTAACTTTTACCAAACCCCAGGTGACAGGtggaaataaaagcacaagaaaaTATGAAATCTGTCTAAATAATGAGCAAGAGGTGTGTCTGATCCACTCAAACTACTGTAAGTAAACTTTATAGGCAGTTACTTGCTGGTATGTTTAAGGCTGGTAACCCCAGCTGTCCCTCCTCCCTCAGGCCTAATTAATCATAATGTATTGTATTGAACTGGTGCCTTTTCAAgggaaaatacacacagaagaACCAATCAGATTGGTCTCCcttaagaaggaaaaaaaaaaaaaaaaaaaaaaaaatctataaaagGACAGCCTCTGTTTCCTATAAGAAGTCAAACATAACTGTTGGAAAACATACTTGTAAATACTAGCTTTGGATCTCATATTCAATACCATTTTTTTTCGTGTTTATAGATTCATgttcattatatatatatatctcttgCTGATACAAAGAGAAACGTCCACCTCCCTACCCAGCGATTTCTTAACTATTGAAGCCAACTGTGTGCAGACATACACACTTGACGCTATTCCGTTTAATCCTCTGCTGTCTTTTTAACTTCATCACTATGAGACCTGAACTGGCCGCTTTGAACAGTCAGGCTTGGATCCCAGCCAAGACCAATTACCTCGGCTGGTGGCCAGAACTCCTTTTCAAAAGTGTGATACATGTGGTGAAGTATAACAGTGGGGAGAGATCGCTGGCCTGGCCAgtagttaattaattaaacactATCAATTTTGGGCATCTTGCCAAAGGGACACGCTCCTTCCTCCACAGAAACGGAGGCAGACTAGGCAGCATTGAGTCTGACTCTCAGAAGTCAACAAATAATAAgagtatgcacacacacaccaaaaaggAGAGTTACAGATGTTCATCTCCTCTCTGTAAAGCTGAATTGAGGTCTGGctacttcaaaataaagttaTAAATCACTACAATGTTGGCTGCTGCAATAAGAATGCATTTCCTTTTCTCAGGCCTAGCACAACAGCCAGAGCTTATCCAAGAGTGGACAGAGATATGACAATGGGATTTTCTGTAAAATATGGGAGCAAATGTTCAAAAATTCAATAGGCTATAAAAGGATGGCAAGAAAAACAATATAGTCTTGATTTGGGCAGTCAAAGATAACTTACTTGTTTACATGGTTCATCATAGCCCCAGTCAGCAAAGCCATTGGGTGATGTGAAGGCTTGTTGGCCAGCAAGAGACAGCCGCTCCTTCTCCTCAGGCTCCTGTTTTATTGCTGAAGGTGGCGATTCGGACATTTGCTTCACAGCAGATGACTGAGATGTGGAATAAGCAGGGAAGGGGAAGCCTGCAATCTGCTGGAGTCGAGGCTTCTTCACCTGCTGATGAGGCccgttctcctcctcctcgtcttcctcgTCCTCATCGTTCTCTTCAGGCTCCAccatttcctcttcctcttcatcggagtcttcatcttcctcatctGGGTCTGTTTTGCTGAGATGACTGTTAAAAGCTTGTTGAGCTGCTTGGTAAGTCTGTCCATCTGCTTTGCCAAATAACGCAGAGTCTATTCTGGAGCCAGAGGCCCTCGCCACAGCAGCGTGTTGAGCAAACAGGAGCTGGGCTCGAAGAAGATGCTTTTCTTGCAGGTTCATCTCCAGTTTGGCCTCTTGTTGTCTCTGCAGCTGTTCCATTACCACCTCAAGCTTCACCCCACCAGGACTGAACTGTGGACACCCAGCTGAGCTGCCCTCCTCGGATAAGCTTGACTatgaaccaaaaaaaaacacatttgacatATTGACACATATTTGACTTCACCCTTCACAGTTTGATTAGGTGTTTCTGCTTGCATATGCTGCAGCAAGTTATCCAAAGTTATAAATAGGATAATGCAAACTGCATGTACAAAAAGGCTTTGgtaattacatttttaccaaatagttgtttaaatactATATACTACGTATATATTGTTTGATGAACATTATTCAGTTGTTTTTGTCTACTAAAATGATGAATTTAATGTGCATGAGAGGCTGTCCACGGCCTCAGAAAGCACATTATTGGTGGATTAAAGTGAAACAAAGCTAAGTGGCTTGAGAGAATTCTCAACAGAAGATTACATTAGCTCAGTTGACAATAAATTAGAAGCAGGATACAAATGTTTCCCCCCCAAAATTTTCAGTGTCCTTGCCTTGTTAAAAGGCGTCCGTAAGAACGTCCTTCCATAGCCTATTTCTTCAGTTTTCTAAATGGAAAATCAACTTTATTTTCAAAACTGCAGACACATGCGAGCATACGACCTCCTTTAACAATTACGGAAAACAACTTACCCTGATCaataactaaaacaaaaactacatCGTAATGTTCCTGAAAATGTCTTCATGAATCGTCACTGCTTTGTTACTGTAACAAACACGAGTGGGAGCGTAACCAAACAGTCGTCGACACTCACCATTTGCGCCTTCGAGTAATCCATCATCGCCAACAGGTCTTATCTAGTTTTTCCTTCTTTCCGCCGGCAGAAATAAATCGCATCGCATGACCAGTTTTTCTAAACTGAAAACATTCTTCTGATCAAATGTGAAAAACCCTCCTGTAGGCTAGTGTGGAGGCCGGAGTAATAGGAGCTGGAGGAGGGGTAAGCGATAATGCTGTGCGCTTTTACCTCGCTGGTCACTGCGCATGGAAACTCAAACATCTTGATTGTCTTTGAATGGCTTCCCCCCCTCAAACCAAGGGTTAATCAAAGGCCCGCCCCGTGCATAAAGCTCGTAAAGTGGTCGTTTTCTTGACTGTGTCTCCGTGGAACTTTTTACATTGCAAATGAGTCTGACCTCTACACCCATAGAATACGTCTATTTAACTCCACTGCTAAAATTGGTTATAGGCTATTTCACAGCAGAAACATGCATTCTGGCTATAAAGTGGTGGCGTCATCAGTCATTGTCCTATTTTCTTTGGAGCAGGATTAAGTTGCCTACATTTACTGAGTAAAAGTGcccaaagaaaatgtaaatggttAGAGGCTGGCAGAGGTCTGACATCTGTTTAAGGTAAACATGTAGGCTATGTGTTATAGTCTGATTAACTTTATCACTAAGTGCTAATTGGTTTCTGGGAGTCCAAACCAAAGATATAGCCTAGAGCTCTTTTGGCTTTTGGTTGGCAACAAAACCAGCGGTGGCCATCTAATGTGCTTTGAACATCCTAATACCATATGTAACAATGCTGGAAATTCTGCTTTCATGTCAGCGGTTATACTGACACCCACTCCTCTACATAAAGCTGAAGGCAAACACTGTTGACATGACCTTATTGGTTACGCTTATGGAAAGCGGTGTTATATACAGATGAAAAACCAGAGCTGTCTTTGAATAAGTTTATTTCACCTTTGAAAATGGGCTCAAGGCGTACAGAGATCTCCTCAGCTAAAAAGCAAAGACCTTCATGTGAAGGGGAGGGATGTAACATGTCACACATAGTTCACTGGTTCCTTGCTAGAAACAGCATCCTGCATTTCTTAACCACAGGTTTCAGAGAGTTAAGCAGAGACATTGCTTAAATTGAGAAATAAATTACAATCTATTCATACACTCGCAGTCAAATGGTGTATTTATGGGCTTGAAAAAGACACTTGCAAACACATCAGACCTAACTCAGTCATTCCTCTCAAATATCTAAACTTAAACTGAAATCTGTTCCTCTCATATAGACTCAGACCTTGTAGCAGGAGTGGTGAATTTATGAATTAACAAGCATAAGCAGTTACTCCTCCTAGTGGTTTACTTGTATGGTACTGATTTATAAATCTCACACTATATCAGAGATGTTGAAATTGTTTTATCTAGTAATTATCGAAAATGTTTGAAACCTTCCACTCACGCTCAAATAGAATTTTAACATTAAGtacatcttttgtttttaataagaGAAGTTGAATAATTGTGCAGATTTCAACTACAATTTAGTTTGACACTGTAGGCCCATTGGTCTAAGCACTGCACAATTTTACTGAAGGTAGCATTCATGGAAATTAAGCAATATTTAAATAATCCATTATCCATATAATACAATccatgttaaattattttttaaatccttaAAAGTCAGTGGACTGTAAGAATTGCCTAATTTcccacaaagaaaacaacagaaaagtaaTTTTAACTATCATATTTACTGTCCCTTCAGGCAATAATCCTGTTCCCTATCAAGTTTCATAACCATTGGTAAGctatatttaaatgaatgaaaagctataaaagcaacaaaaagcTAGATTCTTATTCATCCTTGGTACTGATTATGAACATCAGATGCAACAATAGACTTATTAGAAAAAGTACCATACTAGcaaaacaacagcatgtgaaaaatctTTTTGGACATGAACTGGAGCAGGGCATGGCTAGTTCCTTTCAGATTCTGTATCACAAACAAAATGAGAAGTGCATCTGAAAATATTACACAAAATTCATCCAACAAAACATGTATATTTCtaaacacaaatattttgagtctcttaaatatgtaataaataagTACATGTCAGTAGTCAAAATGTATTCAGATATTTGTCAGaaaaattaatcttttttttttattacattgctTTCTGATGTAGCTATAACTTctcttttttgttaaataaactacattgttataactaaattaaaagaaatacagtattGTCTTGATAATAACATTACACCATTTGCCATTTGAACAAGTTTATTTTACCAGCATATACATTTTCcctgaaatgaaaacagatgTGATATAGCTTGAATACAGTAGATTGATTTTTTCCATACATGTGAAATCGCTGCTCCCTTGTGGCAAAATGTGACTCTCACAAGAAagttcagacacacacagacaacacgaACAAAGCGACGCCCTGCTCTCCtttaaagcaaattaaaatgaatgtactGCTTCAATAAGTACtcaaacaaatttaaaatttcCCAAAACATACTTGTGACACTCAATAAAGATAGTTTCCTTTATTAGGTTCATCAATATTTTACAAGCAATAGAACTTAATAAAGGCCAAATTAAATATCACACGTATGAAGCAAACATTTAAGTACAAGGGTACTGCGTTCCACCATCTTTAgatctgaaacaaacaaaaccttttTGTTAGATTGCCATCTTGCGACAAACCTGGTgggaaaaacacacaactgaCCAGAGAATTTTAATACCTTCCCATCTACACTTTGTCAATGCCAAGCTCTTCAGGTGTAGAGATGCCAAGCTCCTGTAATGTTGGCTTCAGCTCTTGGATCAGGTACGGGTAGATCTCTTTATGTGGGCCGGCTTTGTCCTGAGGAAATAAGAAATGTTTACTGGCTTTAAATCAAGCATGTGGGGTGTTTTTCTACTGTTGTTTACAAACCAATAAATCGCCATCAACAGTCAGATAGCACACACAAGCCTTgccgatgtccgcctgagatcgtacGCCGGCATTAAATTTACTGCTCGGAAATACCAGCCAGTGGgcagtggtgtgtttacagtgaacagctgatggagtaaCGCTAAATAATTGGTCCTAAGTTgtagttttaagttttcatcagtcagaaaGTTTTTAAAAGTCAATCTCCTCATCTCCATAACAAGCGTAACAGCTGATACCAGttaataaagctcgttaaaaaTAGTGTTCCTCTGACGCTCAGGCGGATATAGACATGAGTCTGGCCAGCTGATAGGCAGCTCTTGTCAGCTggccttccaaactgtcgcaattttatttttgtgttgctttctccgTGCTGGacttattttaagaacttgatggctttatccagtttgttattatatTTGTAACTTTATCACGTGTTTCtccattatactcccacacaaagaAGTCTAGTCCCACACAGCCTaagtcagctggttaatttgcctaatcttcttCGGTGGAAACACaacaattcatagttttcagtcacgtgacatgcgctgTGACCACCCAGCATTTCCAGCAACTCTAAGTAACAGTGTgtggcaggcagcggaaaataacgtctttttgcCCTCCATGGGAGAGTTTTCCTTGGAAtttgacgtcacgtgaaaactatgaataggcTAAAGGAATCTTTTAGTTGCTTGAAAAGATGTGCGGGGACTTTTGGTCAAAACGCGGCTTAAAGGTCTTTTAACACGGGAAGCGACACTCCGCCTGCGTAGTCGCCTGGCCCCGCGGGGCTtctcatgtgaacagacacAGATGCCTCTCATTGAATTACGAGGTATGTAAATCGCTTCCCGTGTGTAAAGGCCTTTAGAAGCTGGTCTTTTTTCCTTACCTTCACAGCTTCCAGAATTCTGATTGCGCTCGCCAAGTCGTTTAACCTCCGACAGGCTCTCAGTGCTGCCTCAAGAATCTTTGGCTCAGGTACCAGATCGTAACCAATCAATGTGTTCATCCCTGGAAGaaggaataacatattttagttggagaaCAGAGACATTTcgtatttcattcattttgtctgttgtttAAAGGATAGAGCTGGtaattttctatatttctaCTATGTGAATAAATCCCACAATTAGACTAAAACCAATAATGAACTGATCccaataaaaaagtattttctatgTAGCCTGATACACTATAACATACTTACTGTGtaacatgttccttcattatgatgaacatgggcactgtagtttattttgtattgatCCCACACACCCACCACCATAGAGCCAAAAATACTCATTAGTGCAACTGTAccaatgtgtattaatccatgGCTGAAAACAGTTCCCAATAATAGCAATATTTGCTAAAGGCTACAGTGTCcaagctgttttaggaaattactgagcctgtCTCAAGAATGAAACTTAATATTTGTGAcctgttttaaaaagctttacatcttcagtaggagCCAGTGGGCTTAGGGCTAAGATGGGAAGGAAAGTCAGAAAGTACTGAGAGAGAGACTAAAATAATGCTGGTTTTGGTCTTCTCGTGGGATTtg
Proteins encoded:
- the LOC123962365 gene encoding cytochrome c oxidase subunit 5A, mitochondrial-like, which codes for MFRAAVRLSVSGVRSLTRTQPGCQAPLASRCYSHGKQETDEEFDARWVTYFNKPDIDAWELRKGMNTLIGYDLVPEPKILEAALRACRRLNDLASAIRILEAVKDKAGPHKEIYPYLIQELKPTLQELGISTPEELGIDKV